A stretch of Sphingorhabdus sp. YGSMI21 DNA encodes these proteins:
- the nfsB gene encoding oxygen-insensitive NAD(P)H nitroreductase codes for MTQLSDSQISLTDTADHMSEEQHIIPADGDRNPSGLNADHDITYFAKHRHTVKAFDPKRKIAPEYVEKIRDLLRFSPSSTNAQPWKFILASTDEGKDRIAKATDTLYPFNSPGIRNASHVVVFASRLAIEEDFLLKVLDQEEKDGRFEADPETFRAQMHGGRSLFVNLHKQDMKDVQHWMDKQVYLNIGQFLLGVATLGIDATPMEGIDTKTLDEEFGLREQGYNSLVVVALGYSDDEADYNAKLPKSRLPLSDILTEV; via the coding sequence ATGACCCAATTATCAGATAGCCAGATTTCATTGACGGACACCGCCGATCATATGTCAGAAGAGCAGCACATCATTCCCGCCGATGGGGACCGCAACCCGTCCGGACTGAACGCCGATCACGATATCACCTATTTTGCCAAGCACCGGCACACGGTGAAGGCCTTTGATCCGAAGCGCAAAATCGCCCCGGAATATGTCGAGAAGATCCGCGATCTTTTGCGCTTCAGCCCCTCGAGCACCAACGCCCAGCCGTGGAAATTCATTCTGGCATCGACCGATGAAGGCAAGGACCGGATCGCCAAGGCCACCGACACGCTCTATCCGTTCAACAGCCCCGGCATCCGCAACGCGTCGCATGTCGTTGTTTTCGCCAGCCGCCTCGCGATCGAGGAAGATTTTCTGCTGAAAGTCCTCGACCAGGAAGAAAAAGACGGCCGGTTCGAAGCCGACCCCGAAACCTTCCGCGCCCAGATGCACGGTGGCCGCAGCCTGTTCGTCAATCTCCACAAGCAGGATATGAAGGACGTGCAGCACTGGATGGACAAGCAGGTCTATCTGAACATCGGCCAGTTTCTGCTCGGCGTTGCGACGCTCGGTATCGACGCCACCCCGATGGAAGGAATCGACACCAAGACACTGGACGAGGAATTCGGCCTGCGCGAGCAAGGCTATAACAGCCTCGTCGTAGTCGCTCTCGGCTACAGCGACGACGAAGCGGACTATAATGCCAAATTGCCGAAATCGCGCCTGCCCCTCTCGGACATATTGACCGAAGTCTGA
- a CDS encoding SDR family NAD(P)-dependent oxidoreductase has protein sequence MTKTILITGSTDGIGLETAKALSQSGHNILLHGRNAAKLADAKATLEAIAGHGSVETYVADLSDMADVEALAAAVMARHDRIDVLINNAGVFAVPDPRTAAGLDIRFAVNTIAPYLLTRRLLPILDKSARVVNLSSAAQSPVDLDALAGNASLSDSAAYGQSKLALTMWSRSLAQELAPDGPMIVAVNPGSFLGTKMVREAYGSKGNDVGIGVDILVRAALSNEFADAAGLYFDNDSGQFARPHPDALDPRKCEQLMRGLDATLQNLANR, from the coding sequence ATGACGAAAACGATACTGATAACCGGCTCAACCGACGGAATCGGTCTCGAAACCGCCAAGGCGTTGAGCCAGTCAGGGCACAATATCCTGCTGCACGGGCGCAATGCGGCCAAGCTGGCTGACGCCAAGGCCACACTCGAAGCCATTGCGGGCCACGGTTCCGTAGAGACCTATGTCGCCGATCTGTCCGACATGGCCGATGTCGAAGCTTTGGCCGCGGCGGTCATGGCGCGGCACGACCGGATCGATGTGCTGATCAACAATGCCGGTGTTTTCGCGGTTCCCGATCCGCGGACAGCGGCGGGCCTCGATATCCGCTTTGCCGTCAACACCATCGCCCCCTATCTGCTGACCCGCCGCCTTCTGCCCATATTGGACAAGTCCGCGCGTGTGGTGAACCTGTCGTCGGCGGCCCAGTCACCGGTGGACCTGGATGCGCTCGCCGGGAATGCGAGCCTGTCCGACAGCGCCGCATACGGGCAGAGCAAGCTCGCTCTGACCATGTGGTCGCGTAGTCTGGCGCAGGAGCTGGCGCCCGACGGGCCGATGATTGTCGCGGTAAATCCGGGCTCGTTCCTCGGCACGAAAATGGTGAGAGAGGCCTATGGGTCCAAAGGCAATGATGTCGGGATCGGCGTCGACATCCTGGTCCGTGCCGCCTTGTCCAACGAGTTCGCCGATGCCGCTGGTCTCTATTTCGACAATGACAGCGGCCAGTTTGCCCGACCTCACCCGGACGCGCTCGATCCGCGCAAATGCGAACAGTTGATGCGCGGGCTTGATGCAACTTTGCAAAATCTGGCCAACCGATAG